Proteins co-encoded in one Treponema succinifaciens DSM 2489 genomic window:
- a CDS encoding TraG/VirB4 family ATPase has product MKIPSLDLLKFKEPQNQLKYVLPWSFIISPGICLLKNGALMTTYQVEYPDLEASSAPEIASMASLFNRSAMTLAQNEGWALFFDVKRYKTKDYPAGDFSNLAGWLIDQRRAENYHKFGEHFTTEYYITFVYQLPSDIDSKTTGFFFKNKTKNQKVINKVVKGNNFPKMQKEAEDFLDECEKVMGTLAVKLWIHRLTDSELFSYIKSTVSLNRQNLVYPEDTFFFLDNYLCDMDVQNSQPLKIGDYYAPVMGIMDFPNKTYPAIFDALNRTMPEFRWTTRFIPLSKEKSTKEAEKYQNRFYSARKSGMTLFTEMAMNVEIDKENKGALEMEAQASNIQGDIALGEYVLGYYTSNLMVWDKKFENAKLKARKLQQVVRSCGFSVKEETFNNTQAWLGMMPGNVYANIRRPLISTKNFSNIIPLSSAWQGLLHNDFTEETCGSSIPLCTCSTSYGTPFFLNLNVRDVGHTFVFGPTGAGKSTLLALLMASATKYKDANIVCIDKQLSSRAIMVGGGGIYIEPGKDEVAFQPLSELKSPDECTPSEYTESLMWCQQFIEGLLAQQNIGITPEMSKVISETLRLISQKDKSRRTLTTFQQYATYSDPENGSNTIRIGLDPYCSGGQFGSIFDAEETTLPLSKLITIEMGSLMRLSEKAVAPALMYIFRYLEKLWNLPTGSKQPLTFLFLDEAWLYLQHPIFAGFLQEWLRTLRKKKVFCIFATQEVAAAAKSSLSDTIAQQCLTKIYLADESATTPGLVESYRYFGLTDSEILALSNATMKRDYYFKNPNGCRMFTLDLDPFQLALISPDHEMLDRIEAEHGRNTTEPLAFEILEETRKKFADLGKDTKQVNFEKYKKMLAAC; this is encoded by the coding sequence TTGAAAATACCATCATTAGATTTACTCAAATTCAAAGAACCACAGAACCAACTCAAATATGTGCTTCCGTGGTCTTTTATCATCAGTCCCGGCATTTGCCTTCTTAAAAACGGAGCACTTATGACGACCTATCAGGTTGAATATCCTGATTTGGAAGCCTCGTCCGCCCCAGAGATTGCAAGCATGGCATCCCTTTTCAACAGGAGCGCAATGACACTTGCCCAGAACGAAGGCTGGGCTTTGTTCTTCGATGTGAAGAGGTACAAGACAAAAGACTATCCTGCAGGAGACTTCTCAAACCTTGCGGGCTGGCTCATCGACCAGAGACGGGCGGAAAACTATCACAAGTTCGGGGAGCACTTCACAACCGAATATTACATCACTTTCGTCTATCAGCTTCCGAGCGACATTGATTCAAAAACCACAGGCTTTTTCTTCAAGAATAAGACAAAGAATCAAAAAGTCATAAACAAGGTTGTAAAAGGTAACAATTTTCCTAAGATGCAGAAGGAAGCGGAGGATTTTCTTGATGAATGTGAGAAAGTCATGGGAACGCTTGCGGTAAAGCTGTGGATTCACCGTCTCACCGACTCGGAACTTTTCTCTTACATCAAAAGCACTGTTTCTCTGAACAGACAGAACCTTGTTTATCCCGAAGATACATTCTTCTTTCTTGATAACTATCTCTGCGACATGGATGTTCAGAACTCACAGCCTCTCAAAATCGGGGATTACTATGCTCCTGTCATGGGAATCATGGATTTTCCGAACAAGACTTATCCCGCAATCTTTGACGCTCTGAACCGCACAATGCCAGAGTTCCGCTGGACCACAAGGTTCATTCCACTCTCAAAGGAAAAATCCACGAAGGAAGCGGAGAAATATCAGAACCGTTTTTACTCTGCACGGAAGTCAGGAATGACGCTCTTCACCGAAATGGCGATGAATGTCGAAATTGACAAGGAGAACAAGGGCGCACTTGAAATGGAAGCCCAGGCTTCTAACATTCAGGGCGACATCGCGCTGGGAGAATATGTCCTCGGCTATTACACATCAAACCTAATGGTTTGGGATAAGAAGTTTGAAAATGCAAAGCTGAAGGCACGGAAACTCCAGCAGGTTGTGCGCTCATGCGGATTCTCTGTAAAAGAAGAGACTTTCAACAATACTCAGGCATGGCTTGGAATGATGCCGGGAAATGTGTACGCCAACATACGCCGCCCACTCATCTCGACAAAGAATTTCTCGAATATTATTCCTCTCAGTTCCGCCTGGCAGGGGCTTCTTCACAATGACTTCACAGAAGAAACCTGCGGCTCTTCAATCCCGCTCTGCACCTGTTCAACAAGCTACGGAACTCCATTCTTTCTGAACCTTAATGTCCGTGATGTCGGCCACACTTTTGTCTTTGGTCCGACAGGAGCCGGAAAATCCACCCTGCTCGCTCTCCTCATGGCATCTGCAACAAAATACAAGGATGCGAACATCGTCTGTATCGACAAGCAGCTTTCAAGCCGTGCCATTATGGTCGGTGGCGGGGGAATCTACATTGAGCCTGGAAAAGATGAAGTCGCGTTTCAGCCGCTTTCAGAGCTTAAATCTCCCGATGAGTGTACGCCGTCTGAATACACGGAAAGCCTTATGTGGTGCCAGCAGTTCATCGAAGGATTGCTCGCTCAGCAGAATATCGGAATCACCCCAGAAATGAGCAAAGTGATTTCAGAGACACTGCGACTTATCTCACAGAAAGACAAAAGCCGCAGAACTCTTACGACTTTCCAGCAGTATGCGACTTATTCTGACCCAGAAAACGGTTCGAACACAATCAGAATCGGACTTGATCCATATTGTTCTGGCGGTCAGTTCGGATCGATTTTTGACGCAGAGGAAACAACTCTTCCGCTCTCAAAGCTGATTACAATCGAAATGGGAAGTCTTATGCGTCTTTCAGAAAAAGCCGTTGCCCCTGCCCTCATGTACATCTTCCGCTATCTTGAAAAACTGTGGAACCTGCCGACTGGATCAAAACAACCTCTCACATTTCTTTTCCTTGACGAAGCGTGGCTTTACCTTCAGCACCCGATTTTCGCAGGCTTCCTTCAGGAATGGCTCAGAACGCTCAGAAAGAAAAAGGTCTTCTGCATTTTCGCAACACAGGAAGTCGCCGCTGCCGCAAAAAGCTCGCTCTCTGACACGATTGCTCAGCAGTGTCTTACAAAGATTTACCTTGCAGACGAATCTGCTACGACACCGGGACTTGTTGAGAGCTACCGTTATTTCGGTCTTACGGATTCTGAAATCCTTGCATTGTCAAACGCAACCATGAAACGCGATTACTATTTCAAAAATCCGAACGGATGCCGTATGTTCACGCTCGACCTTGACCCATTCCAGCTCGCACTTATTTCTCCTGACCATGAGATGCTCGACAGGATTGAAGCAGAGCATGGCCGGAACACTACAGAGCCACTTGCCTTTGAGATTCTTGAAGAGACAAGAAAGAAGTTTGCAGATTTGGGGAAAGACACAAAGCAGGTGAACTTCGAGAAATACAAGAAAATGCTTGCAGCCTGTTAA
- a CDS encoding IS1595 family transposase yields MTFFDFMIKFPTEKAVIKYFLKIRYNDVLICPHCGSKVRVQHRNDNLKLCNCHNCNNTFSPFKNTIFEKSSTDLRKWFYAIHLFLNSKKGISGLQLQREIGVTYKTAWRMLKQIRSAMGNTDMSKAFEAMVEIDETYIGGKPRKMNGETEPSKRGRGTKKTPVVGVKERSSSHVFAKVALPNEEGKKLTGKQLFNILDSVCKKDATVLTDDFRGYNFMNHKNTNKNNYYRISVNHLESIYSLGNGLHTNGIESFWALLKRGILGIYHHVSVDYLQEYVNEFCFRQNNGTSSFDVLLKQGIFAA; encoded by the coding sequence ATGACATTCTTTGATTTTATGATAAAGTTTCCGACTGAAAAAGCCGTTATAAAATACTTTCTCAAAATCAGATATAACGATGTTCTTATATGCCCTCACTGCGGTTCAAAAGTTCGTGTTCAGCACAGAAATGACAATCTAAAACTTTGTAACTGCCATAACTGCAATAATACATTCTCACCATTCAAAAACACAATCTTTGAAAAGTCATCAACAGACCTGCGTAAATGGTTCTATGCAATCCATTTATTTTTGAATTCTAAAAAAGGAATTTCCGGCTTGCAGTTACAGCGTGAAATCGGCGTAACATATAAAACAGCGTGGAGAATGCTCAAGCAGATACGCTCTGCAATGGGAAACACTGATATGTCAAAAGCATTTGAAGCAATGGTCGAAATTGACGAAACATATATCGGCGGTAAACCTAGAAAAATGAACGGCGAAACAGAGCCTTCAAAGCGTGGACGTGGAACTAAAAAAACTCCTGTTGTAGGTGTAAAAGAAAGAAGTTCAAGCCACGTATTCGCAAAGGTAGCACTTCCAAACGAAGAAGGCAAGAAACTTACAGGAAAGCAGCTTTTCAATATTCTTGACAGCGTATGCAAGAAAGACGCAACGGTTCTGACCGATGATTTTAGAGGCTACAATTTTATGAACCATAAAAACACAAATAAAAACAACTACTACAGAATCAGCGTAAATCATTTAGAAAGCATTTACAGCCTCGGCAACGGACTTCATACAAACGGAATTGAATCGTTCTGGGCACTGTTGAAGCGTGGAATTCTCGGAATTTATCATCACGTTTCTGTAGACTACTTGCAGGAATATGTAAACGAATTCTGTTTCCGGCAGAACAACGGAACAAGCTCATTTGATGTACTGTTAAAGCAGGGGATATTTGCGGCATAA
- a CDS encoding single-stranded DNA-binding protein, with product MNRITLHGTICKDAELFNVYGDDVPLVSFVVKDYGKPGAFNDEPLTLQVHFKREIAPLLMPELVHGKEVNLFGSMVQKNYVTSSNEFRTKIYMIADYIEFVGKNERREVAA from the coding sequence GTGAACAGAATTACTTTGCACGGAACAATCTGCAAGGATGCGGAATTGTTCAATGTTTATGGCGATGATGTGCCTCTGGTGTCATTTGTCGTCAAAGATTACGGAAAACCAGGGGCTTTCAATGACGAGCCTTTGACTTTACAGGTTCATTTCAAGCGTGAAATTGCGCCGCTTCTTATGCCGGAACTTGTTCATGGCAAGGAAGTTAATCTTTTCGGAAGCATGGTTCAGAAAAACTATGTTACGAGTTCCAATGAATTCAGAACGAAGATTTATATGATTGCGGATTACATTGAGTTTGTTGGAAAGAACGAAAGGCGGGAGGTTGCGGCATGA
- a CDS encoding ParB/RepB/Spo0J family partition protein yields the protein MKTLNFLSAGDNAPLADGGLQFSKTMLTEKIEKHDFFERLFKIDEGVLERIVASMRKNGFDNSQPLHIWHTAVKDGGEHWYLIDGYTRFTACKKAGITRIPVTVHEDFDDFNAAYKYVLSLQVNRRNLTSDELMKNVAIMLGSDEVRNFEGDKAQMIAETLGVSKRTAQRAISLEKNADDNLLESVEKGELSVNQAYNKMQGERTENEKRTVKKSVLSEKETKKEKSYKYTETELLKIIHIAIEKANEGLSEAEIIERIKKLSEVNENGI from the coding sequence ATGAAAACACTGAATTTTCTTTCTGCAGGAGATAATGCGCCTCTGGCAGACGGCGGCCTTCAGTTCTCAAAAACTATGCTTACAGAAAAAATCGAAAAACACGATTTCTTTGAGAGGCTTTTCAAGATTGATGAAGGCGTCCTGGAGCGGATAGTGGCTTCCATGAGGAAAAACGGCTTTGACAACTCTCAGCCGCTTCATATCTGGCATACGGCTGTCAAAGACGGAGGCGAGCATTGGTATCTGATTGACGGTTACACTCGGTTTACGGCTTGCAAAAAAGCGGGCATAACCCGGATTCCTGTGACGGTTCATGAAGATTTTGATGATTTTAATGCGGCCTATAAATATGTGCTTTCGCTACAGGTGAACAGGCGGAACCTTACCAGCGATGAGCTTATGAAGAATGTCGCGATTATGCTTGGTTCTGATGAAGTGAGGAACTTTGAGGGCGATAAAGCTCAGATGATAGCAGAGACTCTTGGAGTTTCAAAAAGGACGGCACAGAGAGCAATTTCCCTTGAAAAGAATGCGGATGATAATCTTCTTGAATCCGTTGAGAAAGGTGAGCTTTCTGTGAATCAGGCATACAACAAAATGCAGGGTGAGCGGACGGAAAATGAAAAACGGACTGTGAAGAAATCTGTGCTTTCAGAAAAAGAGACTAAAAAGGAGAAGTCTTACAAATATACGGAAACAGAGCTTCTGAAAATCATTCATATTGCGATTGAAAAGGCGAATGAAGGACTTTCGGAAGCTGAAATCATAGAAAGAATAAAAAAGTTGAGCGAGGTAAATGAAAATGGGATTTAA
- a CDS encoding ParA family protein has protein sequence MINGDSAGEQSRGYKVLVIDMDLNNKVMIYYTIGLPNVQELWERKNIVISLVQNNASENTVHSRIKNVDVIPSSLNLYDMRSMDYHNLLKVIQPLFKEYDYIVIDTSPTFDNLVKSAIHAADVIISPAEATEYNCNMTLYLMTKIREEHPEKIKKTYILFNRWIEHYEKWENNLQSQVERMFRKNFANILSVKIPQSGSFNKYTHFDEKLRLDDRNANAGRMVKAVNSLVDMITGKEQSVESF, from the coding sequence ATCATCAACGGTGATTCTGCTGGTGAACAATCTCGCGGCTACAAAGTTCTTGTAATCGACATGGATCTGAACAACAAAGTGATGATTTATTACACAATCGGTCTTCCGAATGTGCAGGAGCTTTGGGAACGGAAAAATATTGTGATTTCTCTTGTTCAGAATAACGCTTCTGAAAATACCGTTCATTCAAGAATCAAAAATGTTGATGTGATTCCGTCCTCGTTGAATCTTTATGACATGAGAAGTATGGACTATCACAATCTTCTGAAAGTCATTCAGCCTTTGTTCAAAGAATATGATTATATCGTGATTGATACCTCTCCGACTTTTGACAATCTTGTGAAGTCTGCGATTCATGCGGCTGATGTAATCATCAGTCCTGCGGAGGCTACGGAATACAACTGCAACATGACACTTTACCTTATGACAAAAATCCGGGAAGAGCATCCTGAAAAAATCAAAAAGACATATATTCTCTTCAACCGATGGATTGAGCATTATGAAAAATGGGAGAACAACCTGCAAAGTCAGGTTGAGCGGATGTTCAGAAAGAATTTCGCGAACATTTTGTCTGTAAAAATCCCGCAGTCGGGTTCTTTTAACAAATACACTCATTTTGATGAAAAGCTCCGGCTTGACGACAGAAACGCTAATGCTGGTCGAATGGTAAAAGCCGTTAATTCTCTTGTGGATATGATTACCGGAAAAGAACAGTCCGTGGAGTCGTTCTGA
- a CDS encoding ParA family protein, with the protein MKKIAVAIQKGGVGKTTISLSLAAELANQGKKVLLIDADPQGNSTGTLLESFDHDLAETLYGDVTIDQVVTKTSVENLFIIPTNSIDRKGSRSLKTYRASEASKEPFIFADLCEEVEKIGFDYCIFDTSPAFDDFEENIMTASDEVIVVIKADAYSQDGLQIFKENLESFKKRKHVKNPKFETIVLNEINRSIKLTDIISEGLNAGDFKVVYVPVDQDFKYATVARQTIQQRGGKRETLEALKKLADLVK; encoded by the coding sequence ATGAAAAAAATCGCAGTTGCCATTCAGAAGGGTGGAGTAGGAAAAACAACAATCAGTTTGTCACTTGCAGCCGAACTCGCAAATCAAGGAAAAAAAGTTCTGTTAATTGACGCTGACCCACAGGGAAACTCCACAGGTACTTTACTAGAATCTTTCGACCACGACCTTGCAGAAACACTTTACGGAGATGTAACAATCGATCAGGTTGTTACAAAAACTTCGGTCGAGAATCTTTTTATTATTCCAACAAACTCAATCGACAGAAAAGGAAGTCGCTCATTAAAAACCTATCGTGCGAGCGAGGCATCAAAAGAACCTTTCATTTTTGCAGACCTCTGTGAAGAAGTTGAGAAGATTGGATTTGATTATTGCATTTTTGATACATCACCAGCTTTTGACGATTTTGAAGAAAATATCATGACAGCATCTGACGAAGTTATTGTCGTAATCAAAGCGGATGCTTATTCACAGGATGGACTTCAGATATTCAAAGAAAACCTTGAAAGTTTCAAAAAACGAAAGCATGTTAAAAATCCAAAATTTGAAACAATAGTTTTGAACGAAATCAATCGCTCCATAAAACTTACAGACATCATATCTGAAGGTCTTAATGCCGGAGATTTTAAAGTTGTTTATGTTCCTGTAGACCAGGATTTCAAATACGCAACAGTTGCCCGCCAGACAATTCAGCAGCGCGGTGGAAAAAGAGAAACTCTTGAAGCCTTAAAAAAACTCGCAGACCTCGTAAAATAA